TGACGTTGAGGCAGACGGACTGGATCTTCCTGAAGAGTCCTGGAGTGGAGCCATGCTGCACGACCCCCTCCACTTTCAGAGTCAGCTGCTGGTTGTTCTGCACCGGGATCGGTTCACTCGGTGTtcggggagatggagagagggcgagctggaagaattttaaaaaaccacgcacacacagattagTCATAAGAGAGCTAAAGGAAGTCATACTGTATGTAGCTGCCACTGTACTTTTACGTTTAGCATCAGTGACTTCAGACCAAGATGTCATTTGTTTGGCATTTATAATTAGTGATAATAAAATGAGTCAGTGTACCTTAATGCTCGTTGACTGCAGCTTTTGGAAGAAGTACCTCTGGAAGGACAGCGGGACCTTGAGCAAAGCTATAACAGCGTCACACAGACAACTTGTGtgctggaaaacaacaacaacaaacaatacattcacatttttgtacatttgttgcAGCtaatttcataaaagaaaaaggaagtaaTTTTCCTTTAGTTAACAAAACATGTGTTACCACCTCTGCAGCCCAAACTGTCAGCATGTGCAAACTCTGTCGTCACCAGGTCTTACCAGGTACGACACCGGGGGGTGTTTCTTGGTGAGgccctccacttcctccagcACGTGGTTGAAGACCGACATCATCCGTCGCTCGTATTCGCTCTCCGTCTGAACCGTTCCCAGGGTGCCGTATTCCTGAAAACTAGATCAGAGCaaatgagagagcgagagagatctGTTACAGACAAATGTCTGCCAGGGGGAGTCCATTCAGATatattctgaaaagaaaatcatttcaatGCTCGGTCGTCATACGTGAAAGGACTAATGTCTTAAAAGAGCTTCAGATAATTCTTTTATCTAATTTCTTTCCTCAATcgacaaacaaatgaaaataacaccATGGTCCACCTTTCTGGACGACTATTCTCACCTGGCTGCCTGTGGGTCCAGAATCAAAGCTTCTATCACGTGCGAAACAAGCAAACAGCTCTGCTGTTGTCTGGACAGACAGTTAAAGAGAAttacagcagagaaaaacaggtaaaaaaaaaacacaatgcgACCGAGGCAAGTTGAAGGATACAGCTCCACGTTACGAAGGGTGGCGTAGTCTGCGTCGAACGAGGACTGGTGTAAATCAGCGTAGCGCGCTGCGAGACTTCTGAACTCGTCCATGCACACCTtcatctgaaaaacaaagccTGGACAGTGAAATAGAGGTCGAGACTGGGATGGATTTTCACCAGTGCACCAACAGGATTTTACGCCCCTGACAAGTAATGTCAGGGCCCTAGTGAAAACCAGACTATGATTTACAAACTGATGCCAGGAACAAAGGACCAGACTTCAGTGTTTTACCTGCAGTGAGATGCGGCCGCAGCGCTGCAGGTCATTGCCTGAGGTGAGGGCGATGGTGGTGGCAATGGCGGGAGGGGGGCTGGTTTTCAGGCTGTTGCAGGTGCAGATGAGCTGCGACAGGGCCTGCAGGGTGTCGATCCGCAGCTTAATGAACTCGCACTGGAATGTGAGCGGGCTCAGAGGAGTGCTGGCAGCCTGGAGGAAGGGATTAATCAGATAAGTGTACACAGACGCAACGGTTAAATTGTCACACCTTACGAGATAACAAGTCGGGTACTAGGTGGTTAGAGTCTCCAGACTGACTATCAGCTGCTCTAAGCAGCCTGACATTAGTGAAGAAAGAAGTGcggtaatgttttttttgacaagcaGATGCCATGCAGCGAAACTGACCGTGAGGGAGGCGATGCCCTTCTGGTAGGAGCGCAGGGCCTCGGCGATGGCGCCCATGGCTCCGCTGTAGTCGCTGTCCTCCACGTGACTCAGGCACTGCTCGGCCTGCGAGAACTCCTTCAGGCTGTTCAGCCAAAAGTAGAAGTGCTCCGACGCCACGCGGGTCCGGAGACTCTGGTATAGCTCGCTGGAGAACTCGTGGCATCCCTGCAGATGAAACACGAGCGCTTCTGTAATCCTGTTTCTGGAGGTGGATGGCTCCatatgaaaaaagattttttgtaTACCATGCGTGAGGCTTGCCGTGCGATGCGGTACACCGTCCAGCCATTAGCTACATTCTCCAGCTGTTGCTTGATGACCGTCTTCACATCAGCTGACAAAGATGACTGGCTGGCGACAAAAATCACTGTTGCCAAGGAGACCTGAAGCAAATCCCAGTGAGTAGGACAAGTGTTCAAATCCAAaattatacaatatattatatacaattATATACAATATCCATTCTAACTGTTTTAAGCAGCAGATGTGTGTCTCACCAGAAGCTCTTGCTGCTTGTCGGTGGACGAGTGACTGGCCACCCGGTAGAGGTCCACCAGGTCGCCCAGCATACCATCGCCCAGCACCGGCAGGTGGGTGGCGATGGCTGCCAGAGCGTGGCACATAAGCACGCGAGAGGAGTCACAGGACAAGTGGAGCTGGCCGAGCAGGAATTCGACGGCCGACTGGCTGAGGTGGGGTCGACTCTTCAGCATCTTTACCAACGAGGTGAGGGCCGTCTAGGGATGACACAAATAAAGGGGAAGTAGAAAGCTGGTTATTAGTCGTCATGTTGATGAGGGTTGGTTATTGATAAAGGTGTAGAACAACAAAGAAGTTTCAGGTGACGTTAGCTGGTACCTGAAGGCCTCGCACACCACACATACAAAGTTTAAATTtccacattattatttaataatcaataacacacataaaaactgtCATTACAGTACAAAACTGTAATTTAAATCAAGAACTATAcgataagaaaaaaagtaaacaagatTACAAATCGGACCGattgggggccgatgccgatatccATTATGATATTAGGGactacaagatttccgatataTATCGGCcggtattatatatatatatatatttatctgtcaatgattcccaagatgtcgttatcaaacctttacgacaaagaaataataaagtgattgaggcttgatatttcaactataaataaaaagtaaacacgaatacaaccaaatatatagaacttgaatcaggaaaaagacaatttattttgcgtaaaaaataaacataaatgcaaaaaaaattctgcattgtttattctgtaaaataaaagatttcatatatAAGCGCTCCTACTGATGtatctgtgaaaggctcattgAGGCCGATATTATCAACCTAATTCCTTGTGTATTAATTAAACCTTCATTGTCTCCCTTGTGGTGACAGTGTCTTACTTTGAGCGTTGCCTGGGCACTGGGGCTGCTGTCCTGACTGCAAAGCATCAGGAGGGACTCAACTCCCAAAACTGTGTCCTGCTCCAACTGCACGATatctgagaaagaaaaacacacacataggccTTCAACACCATAGGGCAAACATCAGTGGTGTGAATCTGAATAGAGAGTAATGCCTCTATTCCACGTTGTAACTAACCTTTTTCTGGACAGGACACGGCGATGTTGGAAAGCACGATGACCCCGTGAGCAGCCACTGCCAGGTTGCTGTGGTAACAGCATTCTTGTGCCAGTTTAACCAGGTCGGTGAGCCGAGGGGGGACCGAAGAGCCACCTAAAGGGAGCACATCGGTGCACAGTTGTTCTTTTTCACGATATTATACATAGCAGCAATGGGTCTCTGTGGAAAAAATGCACACTACCTGTCATGTTACTGAAGTACTGCTTGATTGCAATTGTTCcagagagggtggagaggaCGGCCAACATGCCCAGCTTCAAGCTGTCGTAGGGGCTTGTCAGGGCACACTCACAAAGAgtctgcaggtaaaaaaaaaccacactcATATCACCCactgttttttcaaatcaacaTGACTTAAAAAATGCTGTGGTGCACTGTAGTCCCCCATATGGAAATCTACCTGAGTGTTTTCTCTGATCCAGAGATGAGGAGCCTTCTTCGCCAGGAGCTTGAGATCATTAATGGCGAGTCTCTTCACAGCTTTTCTCGGGTCGTCTCTCAGGTACTGAAGGAGGAGTTGTAACTGTGTGGATGAGGAAATCGAATAAAGAGTCACTCGTTTATAGTTTTAAAGAGAACAGTGTGGAAGGTTAAACACCAATTACAAAGCTACTAAACATCATCAAAAGCCAAAAATTAGAGCgttgctgctttcagacaatgTCCAGAAAATGGGCTTCGAACATGGTGACTTATTTTTATCTGTCTAAAATGGGGCTCCGTCATCATGGTCCCTACCTGCTTAGGGATGTCAATGAGGGAGAAGGCAGCCAGCTGGGTGAAGGTGTGCAGGGTGACGATGACCATGGGTGTGGAGGGATACGAGCTGACCAGGTGCTGGAGGAGCTCTCGGCTGCTGGACGCCGAGCTGGCGTCGTGGTGCATGTGCTGCAGCATGGGAATCAACTTCAGCTTCAGCTCCACCGGAGTGTCCAAACCTGGGGCACAGGCACAgatgggaagaggagaagagtgaaCATAACATCACCTTTCTACGTGTGCTTGACATCCACTGTTTCCCCAAATATCATTGGTCAGACAAATGCAATGGTTTTACCTTGAATCATCTCACTGACTTTGTTGCAAATCCCAGCTGCAAAGTCTCTGAAAATCAGAAACAGCatctattaaaaacaacaacatccaattCATGTGATCCAAAATGTCatcccatcatttttttttgtcctcacttTGACTGTGCGGAGAAGCTCGCTGCGGCAAATATGGCAGCCTCGACTTCCACATTGTCGTGAGAGTCCAGACTTTGGCGAATGCTGTGGTGGGCGTTCTTCCTCTCGGGGATGATGGAGGCCAAACTACCGAGCATCCTGAAgcgaaaagagaaaagaaggggtTGAAGTTAGCAACCGG
This sequence is a window from Scophthalmus maximus strain ysfricsl-2021 chromosome 18, ASM2237912v1, whole genome shotgun sequence. Protein-coding genes within it:
- the ints7 gene encoding integrator complex subunit 7, which codes for MSISTARSFLSEACYGEQELDANSALMELDKGLRSGKLGEQCEAVVLFPKLFQKYPFPILINSAFLKLADIFRLGNNFLRLCVLKVTQQSEKHLEKILNVDEFVKRVFSVIHSNDPVARAITLRMLGSLASIIPERKNAHHSIRQSLDSHDNVEVEAAIFAAASFSAQSKDFAAGICNKVSEMIQGLDTPVELKLKLIPMLQHMHHDASSASSSRELLQHLVSSYPSTPMVIVTLHTFTQLAAFSLIDIPKQLQLLLQYLRDDPRKAVKRLAINDLKLLAKKAPHLWIRENTQTLCECALTSPYDSLKLGMLAVLSTLSGTIAIKQYFSNMTGGSSVPPRLTDLVKLAQECCYHSNLAVAAHGVIVLSNIAVSCPEKDIVQLEQDTVLGVESLLMLCSQDSSPSAQATLKTALTSLVKMLKSRPHLSQSAVEFLLGQLHLSCDSSRVLMCHALAAIATHLPVLGDGMLGDLVDLYRVASHSSTDKQQELLVSLATVIFVASQSSLSADVKTVIKQQLENVANGWTVYRIARQASRMGCHEFSSELYQSLRTRVASEHFYFWLNSLKEFSQAEQCLSHVEDSDYSGAMGAIAEALRSYQKGIASLTAASTPLSPLTFQCEFIKLRIDTLQALSQLICTCNSLKTSPPPAIATTIALTSGNDLQRCGRISLQMKVCMDEFRSLAARYADLHQSSFDADYATLRNVELQQQSCLLVSHVIEALILDPQAASFQEYGTLGTVQTESEYERRMMSVFNHVLEEVEGLTKKHPPVSYLHTSCLCDAVIALLKVPLSFQRYFFQKLQSTSIKLALSPSPRTPSEPIPVQNNQQLTLKVEGVVQHGSTPGLFRKIQSVCLNVTSVLQSKTGPDYKIALDAKTNEIEQRVEPHNDYFSTQFLLNFSILGTHTVTVEASVVDESGTEWKTGPKTTVSVKSLEDPYSQQLRHQQQQQQQQQQQQQQQQQQQSGAQPAPQRGAAYSRF